GAGTGGGAACTGGTCCGCTTCAAGGAGGCTGAGGGCCGGAACAACCTGGTGGCGATCGACATCAAGGCCGCCTGGGTGAAAAACATGGATTCCCCCCTCCACACGGGCGGGCGGATCATCATCGATCGGGACGATAAGAAAATCCGCCCCGACGCCTACTACGCCGTGAACACCGAACTCGGGAAAAAGAACCCCAAAGAGGCCGCCATCAACGCCATCCGCCGGCTGAATCTCAGCGGCGCCCGCCTGTGGTTCGTCGAGGATCATCCCCAGAAAGACTTCGACTTCATCGACCTGAAGGCCAAGGAGCGCCTCGATGACATCATCGTCGGCCGCGTGATCTGGATCTGGCAGAAACTCCCCTAGCCTTCGGCTTACCGATACCGCGCACCATCCGGGCCGCCAGCACCAGCGCGTCCTCCATGCTGGCGGCATCCGCCTTGCCCCTGCCCGCGATCTCAAACGCCGTTCCGTGCTCCACCGAGGTGCGCACGATCGGAAGCCCCAGCGTCACGTTCACCCCGCGGACGGCGGCCCGGCTTCCGTCCTTGAATTCAAAGCACAAGAGCTTCCCCGGGATATGGCCCTGATCGTGGTACATCGCCACCGCGCCGTCGTAGATCCCGCCCGCCAGCTTGGCGAAAACGATATCGGGCGATTCCGGGCCCCGGGCGTCAATGCCGGAAACTCGGGCCATCTCGATGGCCGGGGCAATCTCCTTCCCTTCTTCCTGGCCGAAAAGGCCCCCCTCGCCGGCATGGGGATTCAGCCCCGCCCCCCCGATGCGGGGCGGCCTGCCGTCGAGCGCGGCCAAGGCCTCGGCCAGAACGCGGATGACGCGCAGGATGTTCCCCTTCTTCACCCGGCGGAGGGCATCGCGCAAGGAAAGAT
The DNA window shown above is from bacterium and carries:
- a CDS encoding 4-hydroxythreonine-4-phosphate dehydrogenase PdxA gives rise to the protein RRCCVPLIVGDLEVLRLHARKMRIPGRLRAVEAADISGAPLGASSPTPVLDLANVQKRDHVFGKVRARLGKAAGAYIERAAELVKAGRAAAIATGPIHKEALRAAGYPYPGHTEMLADLCGGKPVMMLAQGRVRIAHLSTHLSLRDALRRVKKGNILRVIRVLAEALAALDGRPPRIGGAGLNPHAGEGGLFGQEEGKEIAPAIEMARVSGIDARGPESPDIVFAKLAGGIYDGAVAMYHDQGHIPGKLLCFEFKDGSRAAVRGVNVTLGLPIVRTSVEHGTAFEIAGRGKADAASMEDALVLAARMVRGIGKPKARGVSARSRSRGRR